In Perognathus longimembris pacificus isolate PPM17 chromosome 3, ASM2315922v1, whole genome shotgun sequence, a single window of DNA contains:
- the LOC125347867 gene encoding protocadherin-8 isoform X2: protein MSPGRRWGTPCLFPLQLFSLCWVLSVGQSKTVRYSTFEEDAPGTVIGTLAEDLHMKVSGDTSFRLMKQFNSSLLRVREGDGQLTVGDAGLDREQLCGQAPQCVLAFDVVSFSQEQFRLVHVEVEVRDVNDHAPRFPRAQIPVEISEGAAVGTRIPLEVPVDEDVGANGLQSVRLAEPHSPFRVELQTRADGAQCADLVLLQELDRESQAAYSLELVAQDGGRPPRSATAALSVRVLDANDHSPAFPQGAVAEVELAEDAPVGSLLLDLDAADPDEGPNGDVVFAFGARTPPEARRLFRLDPRSGRLTLAGPVDYERQDTYELDVRAQDRGPGPRAATCKVIVRIRDVNDNAPDIAITPLAAPGAPGTSPFAAAAAAAALGGTDATSSSGPGTPEAGATSLVPEGAARESLVALVSTSDRDSGANGQVRCALYGHEHFRLQPAYAGSYLVVTAASLDRERISEYNLTLVAEDRGAPPLRTVRPYTVRVGDENDNAPLFTRPVYEVSVRENNPPGAYLATVAARDPDLGRNGQVTYRLLEAEVGRSGDAVSTYVSVDPATGAIYALRSFDYETLRQLDVRIQASDGGSPQLSSSALVQVRVLDQNDHAPVLVHPAPANGSLEVAVPGRTAKDTAVARVQARDADDGVNGELVFDLQQQEPREAFAIGRRTGEIVLTGDLSQEPPGRVFKALLVISDGGRPPLTTTATVSFVVTEGGGRGQGAPASAGSPEQSRPPGSRLEASGPAVQWDTPLIVIIVLAGSCTLLLAAIIAIATTCNRRKKEPYGASPGFGKEPAPPVAVWKGHSFNTISGREAEKFSGKDSGKGDSDFNDSDSDISGDALKKDLINHMQSGLWACTAECKILGHSDRCWSPSCGGPNAHPSTHPPAQMSTFCKSTSLPRDPLRRDNYYQAQLPKTVGLQSVYEKVLHRDYDRTATLLSPPRPGRLPDLQEIGVPLYQTPPGRYLSPKKGANENV from the exons ATGAGTCCTGGGAGGCGTTGGGGCAccccttgtctttttcctttacAGCTCTTTAGCCTCTGCTGGGTGCTCTCAGTGGGGCAAAGCAAGACAGTGCGATACAGCACCTTCGAGGAGGATGCCCCCGGCACGGTCATCGGGACCCTCGCTGAGGATCTGCATATGAAAGTATCCGGAGACACAAGCTTCCGCCTGATGAAGCAATTCAACAGCTCTCTGCTCCGGGTGCGCGAGGGGGACGGGCAGCTGACCGTCGGGGACGCAGGCCTGGACCGGGAGCAGCTGTGCGGCCAGGCCCCGCAGTGCGTGCTGGCCTTCGACGTGGTCAGCTTCTCCCAGGAGCAGTTCCGGCTGGTGCACGTGGAGGTAGAGGTGAGGGATGTGAACGACCACGCGCCCCGCTTTCCCCGGGCCCAGATCCCCGTGGAGATCTCAGAAGGGGCGGCCGTGGGCACGCGCATCCCCTTGGAGGTGCCGGTGGACGAGGACGTGGGGGCCAACGGGCTGCAGAGCGTGCGCCTGGCCGAGCCGCACAGCCCCTTCCGAGTGGAGCTGCAGACGCGTGCAGACGGCGCCCAGTGCGCCGACCTGGTGCTGCTCCAGGAGTTGGACCGCGAGAGCCAGGCGGCCTACAGCCTGGAGCTGGTAGCCCAGGACGGGGGGCGCCCGCCGCGGTCCGCCACAGCCGCCCTGAGCGTGCGCGTGCTGGACGCCAACGACCACAGCCCGGCCTTTCCGCAAGGCGCCGTGGCCGAGGTAGAACTGGCCGAGGACGCTCCGGTGGGCTCGCTGCTGCTGGACCTGGACGCAGCCGACCCCGACGAGGGGCCCAACGGCGACGTCGTGTTCGCCTTCGGCGCCCGCACTCCACCCGAAGCCCGCCGCCTCTTCCGGCTCGACCCGCGCTCTGGCCGCCTCACCCTGGCCGGCCCCGTAGACTACGAGCGCCAGGACACCTACGAGCTGGACGTGCGGGCCCAAGACCGTGGCCCCGGGCCTCGAGCCGCTACTTGCAAGGTCATTGTGCGCATACGCGACGTCAACGACAACGCTCCCGACATCGCCATCACCCCTCTGGCCGCCCCCGGAGCCCCGGGCACCTCGCCCTTCGCTGCTGCAGCTGCCGCCGCAGCACTCGGTGGAACCGACGCGACCTCCTCTTCCGGGCCCGGGACGCCCGAGGCTGGAGCCACCTCGCTGGTGCCAGAAGGAGCGGCGCGCGAGAGCCTGGTAGCGCTGGTCAGCACCTCGGACAGGGACTCGGGCGCCAATGGGCAGGTGCGCTGCGCCCTCTATGGGCACGAGCACTTCCGGCTGCAGCCGGCCTATGCGGGCAGCTACCTGGTAGTGACCGCGGCGTCCCTGGACCGCGAGCGCATCTCCGAGTACAACCTGACCCTGGTAGCCGAGGACCGCGGCGCGCCCCCGCTGCGCACCGTGAGGCCCTACACGGTGCGCGTGGGCGACGAGAACGACAACGCGCCGCTCTTTACCCGGCCCGTCTACGAGGTCTCCGTACGGGAGAACAACCCACCTGGCGCTTATCTGGCCACGGTGGCTGCCCGTGACCCAGACCTGGGCCGCAATGGCCAGGTCACCTATCGACTGTTAGAGGCCGAAGTGGGCCGCTCTGGCGATGCGGTGTCCACCTACGTCTCCGTGGACCCGGCTACTGGCGCCATCTACGCGCTGCGAAGCTTCGACTACGAGACGCTGCGCCAGCTCGACGTGCGCATCCAGGCCAGCGACGGCGGGTCCCCGCAGCTCTCCAGCAGCGCTCTGGTGCAAGTGCGAGTGCTGGACCAGAACGACCATGCGCCCGTCCTGGTGCACCCGGCACCAGCCAATGGTTCCCTAGAAGTCGCCGTCCCCGGGCGCACCGCAAAGGACACGGCTGTGGCCCGCGTGCAGGCCCGCGATGCGGATGACGGCGTCAACGGGGAGCTGGTATTCGATCTGCAACAGCAAGAACCCCGCGAAGCCTTCGCCATCGGCCGCCGCACGGGGGAGATCGTTCTCACCGGAGACCTCTCACAAGAGCCTCCGGGCCGCGTGTTCAAGGCGCTGCTGGTCATATCCGACGGCGGCCGGCCGCCTCTCACCACAACTGCCACGGTCAGCTTCGTGGTTACGGAAGGCGGCGGGCGCGGGCAGGGTGCGCCCGCCAGTGCGGGGAGCCCAGAGCAATCACGCCCCCCTGGCTCTCGGCTCGAGGCGTCGGGGCCTGCGGTACAATGGGACACTCCGCTGATCGTCATCATCGTGCTGGCCGGGAGCTGCACACTGCTGCTGGCCGCCATCATCGCCATCGCCACCACCTGCAACCGCCGCAAGAAGGAG CCCTACGGAGCCTCCCCCGGGTTTGGAAAGGAGCCGGCGCCCCCCGTGGCGGTCTGGAAGGGACATTCCTTCAACACCATCTCTGGCCGAGAAGCAGAGAAGTTTAGCGGCAAAGACAGCGGCAAAGGGGACAGCGATTTCAACGACAGCGATTCGGACATCAGCGGGGACGCTCTGAAAAAGGATCTCATCAACCACATGCAGAGCG GATTGTGGGCGTGCACGGCTGAGTGTAAGATCCTGGGCCATTCTGACCGCTGCTGGAGCCCATCCTGTGGGGGGCCCAATGCACATCCTTCGACTCACCCACCTGCGCAGATGTCCACCTTCTGCAAGAGCACATCCCTGCCTCGGGATCCTCTGCGCAGGGACAATTACTACCAGGCCCAGCTGCCCAAGACAGTAGGGCTGCAGAGCGTCTACGAGAAAGTTCTACATAGAGACTATGACAGGACAGCTactctgctctcccctccccgtccAGGGCGGCTCCCAGACCTTCAGGAGATTGGGGTGCCCCTCTACCAGACCCCTCCTGGAAGATACCTGTCCCCCAAAAAGGGAGCCAATGAAAATGTGTAA
- the LOC125347867 gene encoding protocadherin-8 isoform X1 has product MSPGRRWGTPCLFPLQLFSLCWVLSVGQSKTVRYSTFEEDAPGTVIGTLAEDLHMKVSGDTSFRLMKQFNSSLLRVREGDGQLTVGDAGLDREQLCGQAPQCVLAFDVVSFSQEQFRLVHVEVEVRDVNDHAPRFPRAQIPVEISEGAAVGTRIPLEVPVDEDVGANGLQSVRLAEPHSPFRVELQTRADGAQCADLVLLQELDRESQAAYSLELVAQDGGRPPRSATAALSVRVLDANDHSPAFPQGAVAEVELAEDAPVGSLLLDLDAADPDEGPNGDVVFAFGARTPPEARRLFRLDPRSGRLTLAGPVDYERQDTYELDVRAQDRGPGPRAATCKVIVRIRDVNDNAPDIAITPLAAPGAPGTSPFAAAAAAAALGGTDATSSSGPGTPEAGATSLVPEGAARESLVALVSTSDRDSGANGQVRCALYGHEHFRLQPAYAGSYLVVTAASLDRERISEYNLTLVAEDRGAPPLRTVRPYTVRVGDENDNAPLFTRPVYEVSVRENNPPGAYLATVAARDPDLGRNGQVTYRLLEAEVGRSGDAVSTYVSVDPATGAIYALRSFDYETLRQLDVRIQASDGGSPQLSSSALVQVRVLDQNDHAPVLVHPAPANGSLEVAVPGRTAKDTAVARVQARDADDGVNGELVFDLQQQEPREAFAIGRRTGEIVLTGDLSQEPPGRVFKALLVISDGGRPPLTTTATVSFVVTEGGGRGQGAPASAGSPEQSRPPGSRLEASGPAVQWDTPLIVIIVLAGSCTLLLAAIIAIATTCNRRKKEVRKGGALREERPGAAGGGASAPGSPEEAARGAGPRPNMFDVLTFPGSGKAPFGSPAADAAPPAVSAAEVPGSEGGSATGESACHFEGQQRLRGAHAEPYGASPGFGKEPAPPVAVWKGHSFNTISGREAEKFSGKDSGKGDSDFNDSDSDISGDALKKDLINHMQSGLWACTAECKILGHSDRCWSPSCGGPNAHPSTHPPAQMSTFCKSTSLPRDPLRRDNYYQAQLPKTVGLQSVYEKVLHRDYDRTATLLSPPRPGRLPDLQEIGVPLYQTPPGRYLSPKKGANENV; this is encoded by the exons ATGAGTCCTGGGAGGCGTTGGGGCAccccttgtctttttcctttacAGCTCTTTAGCCTCTGCTGGGTGCTCTCAGTGGGGCAAAGCAAGACAGTGCGATACAGCACCTTCGAGGAGGATGCCCCCGGCACGGTCATCGGGACCCTCGCTGAGGATCTGCATATGAAAGTATCCGGAGACACAAGCTTCCGCCTGATGAAGCAATTCAACAGCTCTCTGCTCCGGGTGCGCGAGGGGGACGGGCAGCTGACCGTCGGGGACGCAGGCCTGGACCGGGAGCAGCTGTGCGGCCAGGCCCCGCAGTGCGTGCTGGCCTTCGACGTGGTCAGCTTCTCCCAGGAGCAGTTCCGGCTGGTGCACGTGGAGGTAGAGGTGAGGGATGTGAACGACCACGCGCCCCGCTTTCCCCGGGCCCAGATCCCCGTGGAGATCTCAGAAGGGGCGGCCGTGGGCACGCGCATCCCCTTGGAGGTGCCGGTGGACGAGGACGTGGGGGCCAACGGGCTGCAGAGCGTGCGCCTGGCCGAGCCGCACAGCCCCTTCCGAGTGGAGCTGCAGACGCGTGCAGACGGCGCCCAGTGCGCCGACCTGGTGCTGCTCCAGGAGTTGGACCGCGAGAGCCAGGCGGCCTACAGCCTGGAGCTGGTAGCCCAGGACGGGGGGCGCCCGCCGCGGTCCGCCACAGCCGCCCTGAGCGTGCGCGTGCTGGACGCCAACGACCACAGCCCGGCCTTTCCGCAAGGCGCCGTGGCCGAGGTAGAACTGGCCGAGGACGCTCCGGTGGGCTCGCTGCTGCTGGACCTGGACGCAGCCGACCCCGACGAGGGGCCCAACGGCGACGTCGTGTTCGCCTTCGGCGCCCGCACTCCACCCGAAGCCCGCCGCCTCTTCCGGCTCGACCCGCGCTCTGGCCGCCTCACCCTGGCCGGCCCCGTAGACTACGAGCGCCAGGACACCTACGAGCTGGACGTGCGGGCCCAAGACCGTGGCCCCGGGCCTCGAGCCGCTACTTGCAAGGTCATTGTGCGCATACGCGACGTCAACGACAACGCTCCCGACATCGCCATCACCCCTCTGGCCGCCCCCGGAGCCCCGGGCACCTCGCCCTTCGCTGCTGCAGCTGCCGCCGCAGCACTCGGTGGAACCGACGCGACCTCCTCTTCCGGGCCCGGGACGCCCGAGGCTGGAGCCACCTCGCTGGTGCCAGAAGGAGCGGCGCGCGAGAGCCTGGTAGCGCTGGTCAGCACCTCGGACAGGGACTCGGGCGCCAATGGGCAGGTGCGCTGCGCCCTCTATGGGCACGAGCACTTCCGGCTGCAGCCGGCCTATGCGGGCAGCTACCTGGTAGTGACCGCGGCGTCCCTGGACCGCGAGCGCATCTCCGAGTACAACCTGACCCTGGTAGCCGAGGACCGCGGCGCGCCCCCGCTGCGCACCGTGAGGCCCTACACGGTGCGCGTGGGCGACGAGAACGACAACGCGCCGCTCTTTACCCGGCCCGTCTACGAGGTCTCCGTACGGGAGAACAACCCACCTGGCGCTTATCTGGCCACGGTGGCTGCCCGTGACCCAGACCTGGGCCGCAATGGCCAGGTCACCTATCGACTGTTAGAGGCCGAAGTGGGCCGCTCTGGCGATGCGGTGTCCACCTACGTCTCCGTGGACCCGGCTACTGGCGCCATCTACGCGCTGCGAAGCTTCGACTACGAGACGCTGCGCCAGCTCGACGTGCGCATCCAGGCCAGCGACGGCGGGTCCCCGCAGCTCTCCAGCAGCGCTCTGGTGCAAGTGCGAGTGCTGGACCAGAACGACCATGCGCCCGTCCTGGTGCACCCGGCACCAGCCAATGGTTCCCTAGAAGTCGCCGTCCCCGGGCGCACCGCAAAGGACACGGCTGTGGCCCGCGTGCAGGCCCGCGATGCGGATGACGGCGTCAACGGGGAGCTGGTATTCGATCTGCAACAGCAAGAACCCCGCGAAGCCTTCGCCATCGGCCGCCGCACGGGGGAGATCGTTCTCACCGGAGACCTCTCACAAGAGCCTCCGGGCCGCGTGTTCAAGGCGCTGCTGGTCATATCCGACGGCGGCCGGCCGCCTCTCACCACAACTGCCACGGTCAGCTTCGTGGTTACGGAAGGCGGCGGGCGCGGGCAGGGTGCGCCCGCCAGTGCGGGGAGCCCAGAGCAATCACGCCCCCCTGGCTCTCGGCTCGAGGCGTCGGGGCCTGCGGTACAATGGGACACTCCGCTGATCGTCATCATCGTGCTGGCCGGGAGCTGCACACTGCTGCTGGCCGCCATCATCGCCATCGCCACCACCTGCAACCGCCGCAAGAAGGAGGTGCGCAAAGGGGGGGCCCTCCGGGAAGAGcggcccggggcggcgggcggcggagcCTCGGCTCCCGGATCCCCGGAGGAGGCCGCCCGGGGAGCTGGGCCCAGGCCCAACATGTTCGACGTGCTCACCTTCCCTGGCAGCGGCAAAGCGCCCTTTGGCAGCCCCGCGGCCGACGCGGCCCCACCCGCGGTCTCCGCGGCCGAAGTGCCGGGCTCGGAGGGCGGCAGCGCCACTGGGGAAAGCGCCTGTCACTTCGAGGGGCAGCAGCGGCTCCGCGGCGCGCACGCCGAG CCCTACGGAGCCTCCCCCGGGTTTGGAAAGGAGCCGGCGCCCCCCGTGGCGGTCTGGAAGGGACATTCCTTCAACACCATCTCTGGCCGAGAAGCAGAGAAGTTTAGCGGCAAAGACAGCGGCAAAGGGGACAGCGATTTCAACGACAGCGATTCGGACATCAGCGGGGACGCTCTGAAAAAGGATCTCATCAACCACATGCAGAGCG GATTGTGGGCGTGCACGGCTGAGTGTAAGATCCTGGGCCATTCTGACCGCTGCTGGAGCCCATCCTGTGGGGGGCCCAATGCACATCCTTCGACTCACCCACCTGCGCAGATGTCCACCTTCTGCAAGAGCACATCCCTGCCTCGGGATCCTCTGCGCAGGGACAATTACTACCAGGCCCAGCTGCCCAAGACAGTAGGGCTGCAGAGCGTCTACGAGAAAGTTCTACATAGAGACTATGACAGGACAGCTactctgctctcccctccccgtccAGGGCGGCTCCCAGACCTTCAGGAGATTGGGGTGCCCCTCTACCAGACCCCTCCTGGAAGATACCTGTCCCCCAAAAAGGGAGCCAATGAAAATGTGTAA